Below is a window of Halococcus salsus DNA.
TTCCCCGAAGCAGGTCGGAGAAGACCTCGTGCACGATGGTCCCCTTCACTACCGGGTAATTCAGGGGGATCCCCGACATCGAGTTGAGGTACTCCAACCTGGGGCACTGGACCCACGAGCGAACGTCGGTGACGTTCACGAGGTAGTCGGGCTGGAGCACCACCCGCGAGTCGCCGGTCGTCGCGTACCCACCGTCACCGTCGTAGTCGTTCTCCTCGACGTCAACGGCCAAAACGTCCATTCCGGGTCGGGCGTAGTCGGTGGTTTCGGCCCACTTCCCCCAGCAGGTCAGCGTCACGGGGTCGGCGCGACCCCCGTCCGGTCGGAGGGTGAGTTCGGCGAGGTCGCGCTCGCCGTACCGGGTTTCGACGGTGGTCCCGTCGCCGACCTCGACCAGTACGCCCCGGAGTTCGGTCACATCGGAGACGGGGTAGGGAGGCGAAAAACGCTATCGATATCAAACATAGCGAATTTGTCAAGATGGGTTGAGATTAATGCTAATGTGTTCTCAAGAGTAGATTGGCTGCATGGATTTGACTGAACTCCTATCAAGCCCAGTGGTTGGAAATATAATCGTTCTACTGGCTGCGATCATTGGCGTAGGTGGTAGCTACCTGATCTATCGGCTGAGGATCAAGCGTCGGAAAAGCTCAGCAAGGAGAGCCATAAGGGCAGAGTTAGAATCAATGACATTCTTCCCGCAGTGGGTCGACGATGATTCTCGTCAGCCTCCAACCAATAGTATTGGTTCAACAACAGCATACGAATCTCACGCAGAGAATATTGGACTCCTACAAGATGTAGAAGTGGATTCTCTGACAAAATTTTATTCTAGTCTAGAGGGGACAGACAAAATGTTGGCTACTAATACGAATCTCATAACACAGACAGGGATGTCAAAAAGTGCCACGGATAGTGGTAGACAGGACCGAGAAAACGTTCTCAAACGCCGGATAGATCAGCTTGCTGTCTGGAGATGGCAAGCTCTACAGATACTACGGAAAAGGCTTGGTGAAGAATACAAACCGCCAGAATATTTAGATATCCCCGAATCGTCAGAAGACAAAATCCATGCTAAACATCCTGTCGTTCGGATGGACAAGAAGAAAGATTCTTCGAACAGATATTTCGAGCCAATCGATGACGATTCAAGCTTCTATCGACTAACAGAACACGGAGAACAAAATGTAGAGAAGATCTCCGATCAAAATGTTGGTTTTGATAACATGTGACGTATTCTTGATTTTTGCGTACCTTAGCCACCGTAGATCGGGAAGAGACTGAAGAGAACGTACGAGGCGGCCGCCGACAGGGAGGGGGTGAGGATCCAGAGCATCACGACCCGGCCCGTCGCCGACGGGTCGAAGAGCTCCTGGGAGGTGAAGTCCGTGGGGTCCTCGTCGCCGATCCGCGGGACGTCGGGCTCCGGGACGTCACCGCCGTCGGGGGTACCGTCGGCGTCGATCGCTTCGGGCGAGTCGGCGGCGAGCGCGCCGGTGGTGAGGGTCGCGCTCTCCTCACCGCGGTAGGCCGCCGACGCCGCGTCCGCGATGGTGGTCGTTCGGGTGGCCCGACCCCAGCCGAGGCCGACGATACACATCGTGGCGCTCACGGCCAGGCTCGCCGGGATCCCGAGCCGCGAGAGCACGGTGATGATGGTGGCGCTCACGCTCGCGACGATCAGCGAGGCCAGGAGGGGGAGGTCGGTGAGGTCGTTGCCAATGGTGTCGAGGGTCCGTCGGGCGATCGTGAACGCGCCGAGACCGATCGCGGCGGCCGCGAGCAGCACCCCTTGGTCGGCCGTGACCGAGCCACCACCGACGAGGGGGGCGACCGCGTTGGCGACGTTCGACGCGCCCGCGGAGAACGCCATGTAACAGCTGATCGCGAGCACGACGGCGCTCCAGAAGACTTCCTTCGGGGTCGTTCCCGGGGCGGGTCGCGGGACGGGAACCGGGCCGGTCCGGTCGATCGTCAGGAGGTCGCTGTCGGACTGGTCGAGCGCGAACCACGCGTCGAGGTAGGGGTAGAGGTAGCGGCCGATCACCGCACACACCCAGAAGGCGACCACGGGGGCGACGAGCCACCACGAGACTATCCCGCCCATCACGCCCCAATCGAGGGTGTGACTCGCGAGGCCGAGCCCCGCGATCGCGCCGACCGCCGTCATCGAGGTCGAGGCGGGCACGCCGAAGAGGTTCGAGATGAGGAGCGCGAGGCCGACGAAGAACAGCACCGCGACGCTCGCCCCGAGGGTGAACTGGCTCGACGGGACGATATCGCCACCCATCGTCTTCACGACCTCCCGACCGTAGGTCCAGCCACCGATCAGCGCGAAGAGAGTGAACAGCGCCGCCGCACCGTTCTTCGAGACCAGCCGGCTCCCCACCGCCGGCCCGAACGCGACGCCGGTCGAGGAGCCACCGATGTTGAAACCGACGAAGACCGCGACGCCGACCCCAACGAGAAGGAGTATCGAAAGCACACGTAACTTATACGAACGAGGTAGGTAAAAGCTA
It encodes the following:
- a CDS encoding inorganic phosphate transporter — protein: MLSILLLVGVGVAVFVGFNIGGSSTGVAFGPAVGSRLVSKNGAAALFTLFALIGGWTYGREVVKTMGGDIVPSSQFTLGASVAVLFFVGLALLISNLFGVPASTSMTAVGAIAGLGLASHTLDWGVMGGIVSWWLVAPVVAFWVCAVIGRYLYPYLDAWFALDQSDSDLLTIDRTGPVPVPRPAPGTTPKEVFWSAVVLAISCYMAFSAGASNVANAVAPLVGGGSVTADQGVLLAAAAIGLGAFTIARRTLDTIGNDLTDLPLLASLIVASVSATIITVLSRLGIPASLAVSATMCIVGLGWGRATRTTTIADAASAAYRGEESATLTTGALAADSPEAIDADGTPDGGDVPEPDVPRIGDEDPTDFTSQELFDPSATGRVVMLWILTPSLSAAASYVLFSLFPIYGG